CACTTGATGCGGTTGTTCGCCAATGATCGCGGGGAAGTGGAAATCAAAGTGCTCAAGCCGATCGCTTGCGAAGGCCGGGAGCGTGCGGCGCTGGCGTTCGAGGCACAGCAGGCGGTGCAGAAGTCGTTGTTTGGGGCCATCCCTCAGGCGCAACCGGAACCGCTGCGCCCCGCCATCGCGGCGTGAAACAAACTCCCTGAAGAAACACCAAAAACCTTGTGGGAGCGAGCCTGCTCGCGATAGCGGTTTTACATTCAACAATGATGTGAATGACACACCGCTATCGCGAGCAGGCTCACTCCTACAGGGGTTTAGGGTGCTGGATAGTTTTGGGCGAAATCCTGAAGCTGCGGATAGAACAACCGGAAATCCTCACTGAGCGGTTCGTACAGCCGACGCAATTCCTGCATCGCCCCCGCCAGTTCCTCAGGCCGGGTCAACCGCCGCGAAATCCCCCGCAGCACTTGGTCCAGCACATCAAACTCCTGATAAGACCCCAACCAGTCATTCGCCACCATGTGCGGCGCGATCCTCGCCAACCGCTCCGGCAATTGAGGCTCAGTCGACAGCACCCGATACACATCCGAGGTGAACCGCTCCAGCGGCTGGTCCGAGTAGAGGGTCCAGTCCCGCGCCAGGCAGTGGTCGAAAAACACGTCGAGCACGATCCCGGCGTAACGCCGGCGTGTGGTGGAAAATCGCGACAGCGAGGCATCCACCAACGGATGGCGGTCGGTGAAGACGTCGATGCTGCGATGTAGCTGGATGGCCGCTTCAATCTCCGGGTTGAACTGCCCTTGCAGCCGTCCCTTGACGAAATCGCCATACAGACTGCCGAGCAATTGACCGGGGCGCTGGCCACCGAGGTGAAGATGGGCGAGATAGTTCATGGGCGCAGCTTAGCATTGCGCCTTCGAATGTTGACACTCACCGTATCGTTATAACCCGATATAGCGATTTATGCGCTCGTCAGACCAAAATCATATTTGTATATCGCGATCTACCGATTTAAAGTTCGCCACATCGCGATATAGCGTTTTACTCATCACGAGCCCAAACCCATGACCATCGACCTCGACGAAATAATAAAAGCCCTGGCACACCCAGTCCGCCGAGACATCCTCATCTGGCTGAAAGACCCCAAGACCCAGTTCCCGGAACAGATCCACAACCACGAGTACGGCATTTGCGCCGGACAGATCGATCAACGCTGCGGCCTGTCGCAGTCGACCGTGTCCGCCCATTTGGCGACCTTGCAACGTGCGGGACTGATCAGCAGCCAGAAAGCCGGTCAATGGCACTTCTTCAAGCGCAACGAGGACGTGATCCAGGCATTCCTCGCGGCCATCGTCAAGGAGCTCAGCGCTCCGACAAGGAATTAACCAATGCCCCTCTCGCTTCTCATTCTGGCCTTGAGCGCCTTCGCCATCGGCACCACCGAGTTCGTCATCATGGGCTTGTTGCCCGATGTGGCGGCTGACCTCGGCGTGTCGATCCCGGGCGCTGGCTGGCTGGTGACCGGTTACGCCCTGGGCGTGGCCATCGGTGCGCCGTTCATGGCACTGGCCACCTCCCGATTACCGCGCAAGGCTGCACTGGTAGCGTTGATGGGCATTTTCATCATCGGCAACCTGCTCTGTGCCATGGCGACCGATTACAACGTGCTGATGTTTGCCCGTGTGGTCACGGCCCTCTGCCACGGTGCGTTCTTCGGTATCGGTTCGGTGGTGGCGGCAGGTCTGGTTCCGGCGAACAAACGTGCCTCCGCCGTAGCCTTGATGTTCACCGGCCTGACCCTGGCCAACGTGCTCGGCGTTCCGTTGGGCACCGCGCTCGGTCAGGAAGCCGGCTGGCGCTCGACCTTCTGGGCAGTGACCGTGATTGGTGTGATCGCGTTGATTGGCCTGATCCGCTTCCTGCCGGCCAAGCGCGATGAAGAGAAACTCGACATGCGCGCCGAACTGCGCGCCCTCAAAGGCGCCGGGATCTGGCTGTCGCTGAGCATGACGGCGCTGTTCGCGGCGTCGGTATTCACCCTGTTCACTTATGTCGCCCCGCTGCTTGGTGATGTCACCGGCGTCTCGCCCAAAGGCGTGACCTGGACCCTGATGCTCATCGGACTGGGCCTGACGGTCGGCAACATCATCGGCGGCAAGCTGGCTGACAAAGGCCTGGCCGCAACGCTGATCGGCGTCTTCATCTCGATGGCCGTGATCTCGACCGTACTGACCTGGACCAGCGTCGCGCTGATCCCGGCCGAAATCACCCTGTTCCTCTGGGCCACCGCGTGCTTCGCCGCCGTCCCCGCCCTGCAAGTGAACGTGGTGACCTACGGCAAGGCCGCGCCGAACCTGGTGTCGACCCTGAACATCGGCGCTTTCAACATCGGCAACGCCTTGGGCGCCTGGGTCGGCGGCAGCGTCATCGCCCACGGTTTCGGCTTGACCAGCGTTCCACTCGCGGCAGCAGCACTGGCAGTACTCGCCCTGCTGGTGACCCTGATTACTTTCCGTCAGCGCGGTAATCCCGAACTGGCCCCTGCTATCAACTGATACTTCACGAGGGTTGTACTTAAATGACGACTATTTTCGATCCGATCAAACTGGGCGACATCGAGCTGGCCAACCGCATCATTATGGCGCCGCTGACCCGCTGCCGCGCCGACGAAGGCCGGGTGCCAAACGCCCTGATGGCCGAATACTACGTACAACGCGCCTCGGCCGGCCTGATCCTCAGCGAAGCCACGTCGGTCACGCCGATGGGCGTCGGCTACCCGGACACTCCGGGTATCTGGTCCAACGATCAGGTGCGTGGCTGGGCTAATGTGACCAAAGCGATCCACGGTGCGGGCGGCAAGATTTTCCTGCAACTGTGGCACGTCGGCCGGGTTTCCCACGAGTCGTACCTGAACGGTGAAGCACCAGTCGCACCGAGCGCCATCCAGCCAAAGGGTCACGTCAGCCTGGTTCGCCCATTGTCCGACTACCCAACCCCGCGCGCACTGGAAACCGCTGAAATCGCCGACATCGTCGACGCCTACCGCACCGGTGCCGAGAACGCCAAGGCTGCCGGTTTTGACGGTGTGGAAATCCACGGTGCCAATGGTTACCTGCTCGATCAGTTCCTGCAAAGCAGCACCAACCAGCGCACCGATAACTACGGTGGTTCCCTGGAAAACCGTGCGCGCCTGTTGCTGGAAGTAACCGACGCCGCAATCGAAGTCTGGGGCGCTGGCCGCGTCGGCGTGCACTTGTCTCCGCGTGCCGATTCCCACGACATGGGCGATGACAACCTGGCCGAGACGTTCATCTACGTCGCTCGCGAACTGGGCAAGCGTGGCATCGCGTTTATTTGCTCCCGTGAGAAAGAAGCCGGCGACAGCCTGGGTCCACAATTGAAAGAAGCGTTCGGCGGCCCGTACATCGTCAACGAACGCTTCACCAAGGACAGCGCCAACGCTTGGCTGGCCAGCGGCAAGGCAGATGCAGTCGCCTTCGGCGTTCCATTCATTGCCAACCCGGACCTGCCGGCACGCTTGAAGGCGGATGCGCCGCTTAACGAAGCGCGTCCCGAACTGTTCTACGCCAAGGGGCCGGTGGGTTACATCGACTATCCCGTGATGTAAGCATCTCCCTTGAAATGCAAAAGCCCCGACTCGAAAGAGCCGGGGCTTTTTGTTGCGGCATGTTTATTCACGGGGCTTCACACCGATTCACACGCACGACACAAAATCACTACAAAATACGTAGCTCGCTACCTTTCAACCTGACGAGCGTGCGTATATAAAAGCATCCCGGTGCATTAAGGCGAACATTGAAGGGATCAACGCTCGCCTTAATGGTTGACATAAACGGATCCAATTACGCATTTTGTTTTATTTGCGCAGGCTGGGGCTCAGGCGCAGCATGTCCAATCCTGTATTGACCCATCGCTCGGCTTCGGTGTGCAGTTGAAAACTGTCCGGGGCCAATAGCCACTGGTACAGCATGCCATCGATGTAGGCGTGCAGGCTGATGGCCGCGCGGGCCGTGTCGAGGTCCTCGGGCATTTGCCCCCGATTCACCGCATTACTCAGGGCCAGGGCGATTCGCACATTGCAGTCGAGGCTGACTTCACGACGCTGCTGACGCAGATCGCACATTTCATCGGTGAATTCGCACTTATGAAACAAAATCTCATTGATGCGTCGGGTCTTCGGATCCAGGGCAACTTGATGAAACAAATGAATCAGCAGTTTGCGCATGCAGCCCAGCGGATCGAGCTCATCTTCGCTTTCACTGGCCCTGGCCATTTCATCCAGCGGCTCTTTCAAGCTATCGAGCATGGCCTGCACCAGATCCGCCTTGTTGCTGAAATGCCAGTAGATGGCGCCGCGAGTCACGCCGGCCAGAGTCGCGATGTCCGCCAGCGTAGTGCGCGCCACGCCTCTTTCATAAAAGGCTTTCTCTGCCGCTTCCAGTATCTGGCTGCGGGTTTCTTGAGCTTCCTCTTTGGTACGACGGACCATGGCAGTAAAACCTCAATCGGGATGCTTCAGCGATGTCTGAACAGCCGCTGAACAAAAGTGGGGCGAGCGCTCTTGGGACTCGTCCCCGGCTTACAATTCGAACCTTTGACGGGCGTTGGTAACGGGGTGGATACGCAGTCAAGGTGTTTACAAACAACCATGAACGTAAGTATATTCCTTAGCAAGCTACTTATCCACTCAGCACTCATTTTTTACCCTTTCACATTTCTAGTGCGTTTCTTGCGCGCCTGACCCGAGGATTTTCATGCAATTCAAGCCAGCTGTTACCGCTCTGGTCGCCGCCGTCGCCCTGGCATCACTGCTCAGCGGATGCAAAAAGGAAGAAGCGGCACCCGCCGCACCGCCTCCTCAGGTCGGCGTGGTCACCCTGCAACCTCAAGCCTTTACCCTGACGTCCGAACTGCCGGGGCGCACCAGTGCGTTCCGCATCGCCGAAGTTCGCCCACAGGTCAATGGCATCATTCTCAAACGTCTGTTCAAGGAAGGCGGTGACGTCAAGGCCGGCCAGCAGCTGTATCAGATCGATCCGTCGGTCTATGACGCTACGCTGAAAAGCGCCCAAGCCAACCTGCAACAGACGAAGTCGATCTCGGATCGCTACAAGCAGTTGGTCAACGAACAGGCCGTCAGCCGTCAGGAATACGACACGGCCGTGGCCAACCGCATGCAATCGGAAGCCGCGCTGCAAACCGCTCAGATCAATGTGCGGTACACCAAGGTCTACGCGCCGATTTCCGGCCGCATCGGCCGCTCGAACGTGACCGAGGGTGCGCTGGTCAGCAACGGCCAGGTCGATGCCATGGCGGTGATCCAGCAACTCGACCCGATTTACGTCGACGTCACCCAGTCTTCGGTCGAGCTGCTTGAGCTGCGTCGCGAACTGGAAAGCGGCCGCCTGCAAAAGGCTGGCGACACGGCAGCGGCGGTCAAGCTGACGCTCGAAGACGGCAGCCAGTACAAACAGGAAGGCAAGCTCGAATTCTCCGAAGTTTCGGTTGACCAGACCACCGGCTCCGTGACCTTGCGTGCAGTGTTCCCGAACCCGGATCACACGCTGCTTCCGGGCATGTTCGTACACGCTCAGCTCAAATCCGGTGTGAACGCCGCTGCCATTCTGGCGCCGCAACAAGGCGTAACCCGCGACCTCAAAGGCTCGCCGACCGCACTGGTCGTCGGTGCGGACAACAAGGTCGAACTGCGTCAGCTCAAGGCCAGCCGCACCGTCGGCAACCAATGGTTGATCGAAGACGGCCTGAAGGCCGGCGATCGTCTGATCACCGAAGGACTGCAATTCGTCAAACCTGGCGTCGAAGTCAAAGCCAGTGAAGCGACTAACGTTGGCGCAAAGAACCCGGCCCCCGCACAGGCAGCTGACAAGGCTTCCAGCGGCAAAGGGGAGTAAACCATGTCGAAATTTTTTATCGACCGTCCGATTTTCGCTTGGGTAATTGCCCTGGTGATCATGCTGGTCGGGGCACTCTCGATTCTCAAACTTCCGATCAACCAATACCCGAGCATTGCGCCTCCGGCCATTGCGATCCAGGTCACCTACCCAGGCGCGTCCGCACAAACCGTGCAGGACACCGTGGTGCAGGTCATCGAACAACAGCTCAACGGTATCGATAACCTGCGTTATGTCTCCTCGGAAAGTAACTCCGACGGCAGCATGACCATTACCGCGACCTTCGAGCAGGGCACCAACTCCGATACCGCGCAGGTTCAGGTCCAGAACAAACTGAACCTGGCCACCCCGCTGCTGCCGCAAGAAGTGCAGCAACAGGGTATCCGCGTGACCAAGGCAGTGAAAAACTTCCTGTTGGTGATCGGCGTGGTATCTCGCGACGGCAGCATGACCAAGGACGACCTGTCCAACTACATCGTGTCGAACATGCAGGACCCGATCTCGCGGACCGCCGGTGTCGGTGACTTCCAGGTCTTCGGTTCCCAGTACGCGATGCGTGTCTGGCTCGACCCTGCCAAGCTGAACAACTTCAACCTGACGCCAGTGGACGTGAAAGCGGCCATCGCGGCGCAGAACATCCAGGTGTCCTCCGGTCAACTGGGCGGCCTGCCTGCTGCGCCCGGCCAGCAGTTGAACGCCACCATCATCGGCAAGACACGTCTGCAGACTGCCGAGCAGTTCAACAAGATCCTGCTCAAAGTCAACAAGGACGGCTCGCAAGTACGCCTGTCCGATGTGGCCGATGTAGGCCTGGGCGGTGAAAACTACAGCATCAACGCCCAGTTCAACGGCGCACCGGCTTCCGGTCTGGCGGTGAAACTGGCCAACGGTGCCAACGCCCTCGACACCGCGAAAGCGCTGCGCAACACCATCAACACGCTCAAGCCGTTCTTCCCGCAAGGCATGGAAGTGGTGTTCCCGTACGACACCACCCCGGTGGTGACCGAGTCGATCAAGGGTGTGGTTGAAACCCTGGTCGAAGCGATCGTGCTGGTGTTCCTGGTGATGTTCCTGTTCCTGCAGAATTTCCGCGCCACTGTCATCACCACGATGACCGTGCCGGTGGTGTTGCTGGGGACATTCGGGATCCTCGCGGCGTTCGGTTTCAGCATCAACACCCTGACCATGTTCGGCATGGTGCTGGCCATCGGCTTGCTGGTGGACGATGCCATTGTCGTGGTGGAAAACGTCGAACGGGTCATGAGCGAAGAAGGTCTGTCACCCAAGGAGGCCACCAAGAAATCCATGGGGCAGATCCAGGGTGCACTGGTCGGTATCGCCCTGGTGCTGTCGGCGGTATTGCTGCCGATGGCGTTCTTCAGTGGCTCTACCGGTGTGATCTACAAGCAATTCTCGATCACCATCGTCTCGGCCATGGCCCTGTCGGTACTGGTTGCGCTGATCTTCACCCCGGCACTGTGCGCCACCATGCTCAAGGCAATTCCGAAAGGCGAGCACGGCACGCCGAAACGCGGCTTCTTCGGCTGGTTCAACCGCAGCTTTGACCGTGGCGTCAAAAGCTACGAGCGTGGCGTGGGCAACATGCTGACGCACAAGGCGCCGTACCTGCTGGCCTACTTGATCATTGTCGTCGGCATGATCTGGCTGTTCACCCGCATTCCAACGGCGTTCCTCCCGGAAGAAGACCAAGGCGTGCTGTTTGCCCAGGTGCAGACCCCGGCCGGCTCCAGCGCCGAACGCACGCAGGTGGTGATCGATGAGATGCGCTCCTACCTGCTGGACAAGGAATCGAGCGCCGTGGCCTCGGTGTTTACCGTCAACGGCTTCAACTTCGCCGGTCGCGGCCAAAGCTCGGGCCTGGCGTTCATCATGCTCAAGCCGTGGGATCAGCGGGATGCGGAAAACAGCGTGTTCAAACTCGCCGCCCGCGCCCAGCAGCACTTCTTCACCTTCCGCGATGCGATGGTGTTCGCCTTTGCGCCACCGGCGGTATTGGAGCTGGGTAACGCCACCGGTTTCGACGTATTCCTGCAAGACCGCGCCGGCATCGGTCACGACAAGTTGATGGAAGCTCGCAACCAGTTCCTCGGCATGGCGGCACAGAGCAAGGTGCTTTATCAGGTGCGTCCGAACGGCCTGAACGACGAGCCGCAATACCAGCTGGAAATCGATGACGAGAAAGCCAGTGCATTGGGCCTGACCCTCACCGACATCAACAGCACCCTGTCGATTGCCTTGGGTAGTAGCTACGTAAACGACTTCATCGACCGTGGTCGGGTGAAGAAGGTCTACGTGCAAGGTCAACCCGGTTCGCGGATGAGCCCGGAAGACATCAAGAAATGGTATGTGCGTAACGCCGCCGGAACCATGGTGCCCTTCTCCGCCTTCGCCAAGGGCGAGTGGATTTACGGTGCACCGAAGCTCTC
This region of Pseudomonas mandelii genomic DNA includes:
- a CDS encoding alkene reductase — encoded protein: MTTIFDPIKLGDIELANRIIMAPLTRCRADEGRVPNALMAEYYVQRASAGLILSEATSVTPMGVGYPDTPGIWSNDQVRGWANVTKAIHGAGGKIFLQLWHVGRVSHESYLNGEAPVAPSAIQPKGHVSLVRPLSDYPTPRALETAEIADIVDAYRTGAENAKAAGFDGVEIHGANGYLLDQFLQSSTNQRTDNYGGSLENRARLLLEVTDAAIEVWGAGRVGVHLSPRADSHDMGDDNLAETFIYVARELGKRGIAFICSREKEAGDSLGPQLKEAFGGPYIVNERFTKDSANAWLASGKADAVAFGVPFIANPDLPARLKADAPLNEARPELFYAKGPVGYIDYPVM
- a CDS encoding MFS transporter — its product is MPLSLLILALSAFAIGTTEFVIMGLLPDVAADLGVSIPGAGWLVTGYALGVAIGAPFMALATSRLPRKAALVALMGIFIIGNLLCAMATDYNVLMFARVVTALCHGAFFGIGSVVAAGLVPANKRASAVALMFTGLTLANVLGVPLGTALGQEAGWRSTFWAVTVIGVIALIGLIRFLPAKRDEEKLDMRAELRALKGAGIWLSLSMTALFAASVFTLFTYVAPLLGDVTGVSPKGVTWTLMLIGLGLTVGNIIGGKLADKGLAATLIGVFISMAVISTVLTWTSVALIPAEITLFLWATACFAAVPALQVNVVTYGKAAPNLVSTLNIGAFNIGNALGAWVGGSVIAHGFGLTSVPLAAAALAVLALLVTLITFRQRGNPELAPAIN
- the emhB gene encoding efflux RND transporter permease subunit EmhB, which produces MSKFFIDRPIFAWVIALVIMLVGALSILKLPINQYPSIAPPAIAIQVTYPGASAQTVQDTVVQVIEQQLNGIDNLRYVSSESNSDGSMTITATFEQGTNSDTAQVQVQNKLNLATPLLPQEVQQQGIRVTKAVKNFLLVIGVVSRDGSMTKDDLSNYIVSNMQDPISRTAGVGDFQVFGSQYAMRVWLDPAKLNNFNLTPVDVKAAIAAQNIQVSSGQLGGLPAAPGQQLNATIIGKTRLQTAEQFNKILLKVNKDGSQVRLSDVADVGLGGENYSINAQFNGAPASGLAVKLANGANALDTAKALRNTINTLKPFFPQGMEVVFPYDTTPVVTESIKGVVETLVEAIVLVFLVMFLFLQNFRATVITTMTVPVVLLGTFGILAAFGFSINTLTMFGMVLAIGLLVDDAIVVVENVERVMSEEGLSPKEATKKSMGQIQGALVGIALVLSAVLLPMAFFSGSTGVIYKQFSITIVSAMALSVLVALIFTPALCATMLKAIPKGEHGTPKRGFFGWFNRSFDRGVKSYERGVGNMLTHKAPYLLAYLIIVVGMIWLFTRIPTAFLPEEDQGVLFAQVQTPAGSSAERTQVVIDEMRSYLLDKESSAVASVFTVNGFNFAGRGQSSGLAFIMLKPWDQRDAENSVFKLAARAQQHFFTFRDAMVFAFAPPAVLELGNATGFDVFLQDRAGIGHDKLMEARNQFLGMAAQSKVLYQVRPNGLNDEPQYQLEIDDEKASALGLTLTDINSTLSIALGSSYVNDFIDRGRVKKVYVQGQPGSRMSPEDIKKWYVRNAAGTMVPFSAFAKGEWIYGAPKLSRYNGVEAMEILGAPAPGYSTGEAMAEVEALAKKLPAGVGISWTGLSYEERLSGSQAPALYALSLLMVFLCLAALYESWSIPIAVMLVVPLGIIGALLATSLRGLSNDVYFQVGLLTTIGLAAKNAILIVEFAKELHEQGRSLREAAIEACRMRLRPIIMTSLAFVLGVVPLAISTGAGSGSQHAIGTGVIGGMITATVLAIFWVPLFFVTVSSIGQRKKADQDDAIEPSKEAGQ
- a CDS encoding acyl carrier protein phosphodiesterase, whose translation is MNYLAHLHLGGQRPGQLLGSLYGDFVKGRLQGQFNPEIEAAIQLHRSIDVFTDRHPLVDASLSRFSTTRRRYAGIVLDVFFDHCLARDWTLYSDQPLERFTSDVYRVLSTEPQLPERLARIAPHMVANDWLGSYQEFDVLDQVLRGISRRLTRPEELAGAMQELRRLYEPLSEDFRLFYPQLQDFAQNYPAP
- a CDS encoding efflux RND transporter periplasmic adaptor subunit translates to MQFKPAVTALVAAVALASLLSGCKKEEAAPAAPPPQVGVVTLQPQAFTLTSELPGRTSAFRIAEVRPQVNGIILKRLFKEGGDVKAGQQLYQIDPSVYDATLKSAQANLQQTKSISDRYKQLVNEQAVSRQEYDTAVANRMQSEAALQTAQINVRYTKVYAPISGRIGRSNVTEGALVSNGQVDAMAVIQQLDPIYVDVTQSSVELLELRRELESGRLQKAGDTAAAVKLTLEDGSQYKQEGKLEFSEVSVDQTTGSVTLRAVFPNPDHTLLPGMFVHAQLKSGVNAAAILAPQQGVTRDLKGSPTALVVGADNKVELRQLKASRTVGNQWLIEDGLKAGDRLITEGLQFVKPGVEVKASEATNVGAKNPAPAQAADKASSGKGE
- a CDS encoding ArsR/SmtB family transcription factor gives rise to the protein MTIDLDEIIKALAHPVRRDILIWLKDPKTQFPEQIHNHEYGICAGQIDQRCGLSQSTVSAHLATLQRAGLISSQKAGQWHFFKRNEDVIQAFLAAIVKELSAPTRN
- the emhR gene encoding efflux system transcriptional repressor EmhR, with the protein product MVRRTKEEAQETRSQILEAAEKAFYERGVARTTLADIATLAGVTRGAIYWHFSNKADLVQAMLDSLKEPLDEMARASESEDELDPLGCMRKLLIHLFHQVALDPKTRRINEILFHKCEFTDEMCDLRQQRREVSLDCNVRIALALSNAVNRGQMPEDLDTARAAISLHAYIDGMLYQWLLAPDSFQLHTEAERWVNTGLDMLRLSPSLRK